In Spinacia oleracea cultivar Varoflay chromosome 5, BTI_SOV_V1, whole genome shotgun sequence, a single window of DNA contains:
- the LOC110790408 gene encoding protein EARLY FLOWERING 5 isoform X2, giving the protein MVKTTKGGKVMNPTDAYRKELRKKELKRNKKERKKVREVGILKKDPDQIKDQIQKLETMKAEGALDKARKHKKRQLEDTLNLVMKKRKEYEEKMKEKGEEPVMFSHLGPVQRRTSAEEEERAKHPQPEDSVYYHPTLNPTGAPPPGKPPMYKSSIGPDGGELPALPPPPPLPKSGDPDSIHGTDTDIPASLPLPPPPPMPPKPSDSNLASALPPPPPPPPGPPPGENIGVRPPPPPPHQHSIQPPPPPPGTSGSERDSTTTKDTQVPNMLLPPPPPPPGLPPKFAGNQSGVESDANQEVSNDLPKMAPPPPPRQPPVPGMPGPILPALQPDVLPPGISRFPPPPPPDMRQPLSVSGVLGQPAPHGMVPLMPRPPFGPPPGPPPMMRPPLPPGPPPMMLQDDSFAMRPTVPQKPSYVKSAAPTVVKRPLAQHTPELTAMIPASVRVRRQSALPKPKPKAATNAAISQQPMASAPKPESVATTSAPKAQSIDDSYTAFLEDMKALGALDS; this is encoded by the exons ATGGTAAAGACAACGAAAGGAGGCAAAGTTATGAATCCTACTGATGCTTATCGCAAAGAACTTCGCAAAAAGGAATTGAAAAGG aacaagaaagagagaaaaaaggtTAGGGAGGTGGGTATTTTGAAGAAGGATCCTGATCAGATCAAAGATCAGATTCAAAAATTGGAGACAATGA AAGCTGAAGGTGCACTTGATAAGGCAAGAAAGCACAAGAAAAGGCAGCTTGAGGATACTTTAAACCTTGTTATGAAGAAGCGAAAG GAGTATGAAgaaaaaatgaaggaaaaggGTGAGGAACCAGTGATGTTCAG CCATTTGGGACCTGTACAAAGACGGACCTCAGCTGAAGAGGAGGAGAGAGCGAAGCACCCACAACCTGAA GATTCTGTATACTATCATCCCACATTGAATCCCACAGGAGCACCACCCCCTGGAAAGCCTCCTATGTACAAGTCTTCTATAG GTCCGGATGGGGGTGAGTTGCCTGCGCTGCCTCCGCCACCTCCTTTGCCAAAAAGTGGTGATCCTGATTCCATTCACGGTACTGATACTGATATACCTGCATCTCTACCTCTTCCACCCCCACCACCAATGCCTCCAAAGCCTTCAGATTCTAACTTGGCATCGGCATTGCCcccacctccacctccaccaccTGGACCTCCTCCTGGAGAAAATATTGGAGTTCGTCCTCCACCCCCTCCACCCCATCAACATTCCATtcagccaccaccaccgccaccagGTACTTCTGGAAGTGAGAGGGATAGCACCACCACAAAAGATACACAG GTGCCTAATATGCTCCTCCCTCCACCACCTCCTCCACCTGGATTACCCCCTAAATTTGCAGGGAATCAATCTGGTGTTGAATCTGATGCTAATCAGGAAGTGAGCAACGATCTACCAAAAATGGCCCCACCACCTCCACCACGGCAGCCTCCAGTACCAGGTATGCCAGGACCAATTCTACCTGCATTACAGCCTGATGTGCTACCTCCAGGTATTTCAAGATTCCCTCCACCCCCTCCACCAGACATGAGACAACCATTATCTGTTTCTGGAGTTCTGGGGCAACCTGCACCCCATGGAATGGTACCACTTATGCCAAGGCCACCTTTCGGTCCTCCCCCTGGACCACCTCCTATGATGAGACCTCCTCTTCCTCCAGGTCCGCCACCTATGATGCTACAGGATGATTCATTTGCAATGAGACCAACTGTTCCGCAGAAACCATCTTATGTTAAATCGGCTGCTCCCACAGTTGTAAAGAGGCCTCTAGCTCAGCACACACCAGAGCTCACAGCTATG ATTCCCGCTTCTGTACGTGTGAGAAGACAGTCTGCTCttccaaaaccaaaaccaaaagcGGCAACAAATGCAGCTATCTCTCAGCAGCCAATGGCTTCTGCTCCAAAACCAGAATCAGTAGCAACCACATCAGCACCAAAAGCACAGAGCATCGATGATTCATATACGGCTTTCTTGGAGGACATGAAAGCACTTGGTGCTCTTGATAGCTGA
- the LOC110790408 gene encoding protein EARLY FLOWERING 5 isoform X1, whose amino-acid sequence MVKTTKGGKVMNPTDAYRKELRKKELKRNKKERKKVREVGILKKDPDQIKDQIQKLETMKAEGALDKARKHKKRQLEDTLNLVMKKRKEYEEKMKEKGEEPVMFSHLGPVQRRTSAEEEERAKHPQPEDSVYYHPTLNPTGAPPPGKPPMYKSSIGPRIPLSEASSSTGTSFVGPDGGELPALPPPPPLPKSGDPDSIHGTDTDIPASLPLPPPPPMPPKPSDSNLASALPPPPPPPPGPPPGENIGVRPPPPPPHQHSIQPPPPPPGTSGSERDSTTTKDTQVPNMLLPPPPPPPGLPPKFAGNQSGVESDANQEVSNDLPKMAPPPPPRQPPVPGMPGPILPALQPDVLPPGISRFPPPPPPDMRQPLSVSGVLGQPAPHGMVPLMPRPPFGPPPGPPPMMRPPLPPGPPPMMLQDDSFAMRPTVPQKPSYVKSAAPTVVKRPLAQHTPELTAMIPASVRVRRQSALPKPKPKAATNAAISQQPMASAPKPESVATTSAPKAQSIDDSYTAFLEDMKALGALDS is encoded by the exons ATGGTAAAGACAACGAAAGGAGGCAAAGTTATGAATCCTACTGATGCTTATCGCAAAGAACTTCGCAAAAAGGAATTGAAAAGG aacaagaaagagagaaaaaaggtTAGGGAGGTGGGTATTTTGAAGAAGGATCCTGATCAGATCAAAGATCAGATTCAAAAATTGGAGACAATGA AAGCTGAAGGTGCACTTGATAAGGCAAGAAAGCACAAGAAAAGGCAGCTTGAGGATACTTTAAACCTTGTTATGAAGAAGCGAAAG GAGTATGAAgaaaaaatgaaggaaaaggGTGAGGAACCAGTGATGTTCAG CCATTTGGGACCTGTACAAAGACGGACCTCAGCTGAAGAGGAGGAGAGAGCGAAGCACCCACAACCTGAA GATTCTGTATACTATCATCCCACATTGAATCCCACAGGAGCACCACCCCCTGGAAAGCCTCCTATGTACAAGTCTTCTATAG GGCCTCGAATTCCCTTGTCTGAAGCTTCCTCGTCAACTGGTACATCATTTGTAGGTCCGGATGGGGGTGAGTTGCCTGCGCTGCCTCCGCCACCTCCTTTGCCAAAAAGTGGTGATCCTGATTCCATTCACGGTACTGATACTGATATACCTGCATCTCTACCTCTTCCACCCCCACCACCAATGCCTCCAAAGCCTTCAGATTCTAACTTGGCATCGGCATTGCCcccacctccacctccaccaccTGGACCTCCTCCTGGAGAAAATATTGGAGTTCGTCCTCCACCCCCTCCACCCCATCAACATTCCATtcagccaccaccaccgccaccagGTACTTCTGGAAGTGAGAGGGATAGCACCACCACAAAAGATACACAG GTGCCTAATATGCTCCTCCCTCCACCACCTCCTCCACCTGGATTACCCCCTAAATTTGCAGGGAATCAATCTGGTGTTGAATCTGATGCTAATCAGGAAGTGAGCAACGATCTACCAAAAATGGCCCCACCACCTCCACCACGGCAGCCTCCAGTACCAGGTATGCCAGGACCAATTCTACCTGCATTACAGCCTGATGTGCTACCTCCAGGTATTTCAAGATTCCCTCCACCCCCTCCACCAGACATGAGACAACCATTATCTGTTTCTGGAGTTCTGGGGCAACCTGCACCCCATGGAATGGTACCACTTATGCCAAGGCCACCTTTCGGTCCTCCCCCTGGACCACCTCCTATGATGAGACCTCCTCTTCCTCCAGGTCCGCCACCTATGATGCTACAGGATGATTCATTTGCAATGAGACCAACTGTTCCGCAGAAACCATCTTATGTTAAATCGGCTGCTCCCACAGTTGTAAAGAGGCCTCTAGCTCAGCACACACCAGAGCTCACAGCTATG ATTCCCGCTTCTGTACGTGTGAGAAGACAGTCTGCTCttccaaaaccaaaaccaaaagcGGCAACAAATGCAGCTATCTCTCAGCAGCCAATGGCTTCTGCTCCAAAACCAGAATCAGTAGCAACCACATCAGCACCAAAAGCACAGAGCATCGATGATTCATATACGGCTTTCTTGGAGGACATGAAAGCACTTGGTGCTCTTGATAGCTGA